In Deferribacteraceae bacterium V6Fe1, one genomic interval encodes:
- a CDS encoding molybdopterin-dependent oxidoreductase has protein sequence MSFSNLKLSRRKFLAASGVTLAAASVANGLGTIKAVANEHAEGKSKSLGRKFVPSSCAMCVNKCGLIAEVVNGKIKKLNPNHKFFKSRSMLCARGNAGAEEPYNPDRLKAPLLRVGKRGEGQFKEISWDEAFKIVAKNLDEIKRKYENRSSVVFYSTEGFQEEFFHFLVQSYGSTNTVRHPTLCLASVIQGWSSVFGTLPDADMSQAEFVIMLGANRAESIVTPDTIDFQKNRPKGQQIVYVDPRFTFTATKADKWYPIKPGTDLAFILAITNVIVEEGLYDKEFVDKFTYGFDKLKEHIKPYTPEWAEKECEIPASEIRWTAHQFAKYAPRSLVYPGRRTSWYVNDTYMRRACGILTAIVGSWDVPGGIVPKSSIPLAKHDPLFPFFEMAEGRLDAKIGSLDSILPKDERTAAGLPTDSCTFLGEKDGSWITFREAALKGNVYPIKGMITYKQNPVESAPNRAKTLKMMEQMDFICTIDIQMSETAWYSDLVLPESTYLERWDPCHSLSGIWPIVTFRQPVIDPLFNTKSMQEIAAGIVNEMLKIPTLWDDADPADVEDFKATLVEEILNQPMEEFIKHQLSKYPGAFEQIKKEGVFYLSDKPQYGKMRKENTRFKTKSGKIELYNLKYEEKGLDPLPVYRRPSQPEPGKYRFILGRHAWNTHAGTQNNGYLHQIQKENSLWINTKEALRLGIKNGDYVVVKSKVGEQKVKAYVTEKIRPDCVFYAHGFGRISKGLSLVYNKGASQAAILEDKIEPISGNAAMHETFVEIKKA, from the coding sequence ATGAGTTTTTCAAATTTAAAGCTAAGCAGAAGGAAGTTTTTAGCAGCTTCCGGTGTTACTTTAGCAGCTGCATCAGTAGCAAACGGACTTGGCACAATCAAAGCCGTTGCAAATGAGCATGCTGAAGGTAAGTCAAAGAGTTTAGGTCGCAAATTTGTTCCATCTTCTTGCGCTATGTGTGTCAATAAATGTGGACTCATAGCTGAAGTAGTAAATGGCAAAATCAAAAAACTTAATCCTAATCATAAGTTTTTTAAGAGCAGGTCAATGCTTTGTGCCAGAGGGAATGCCGGTGCCGAAGAGCCATACAATCCTGACAGGCTAAAAGCTCCTCTTTTAAGAGTAGGAAAAAGGGGGGAAGGGCAGTTTAAAGAGATTTCATGGGATGAGGCATTTAAAATAGTTGCAAAAAATCTTGATGAAATCAAAAGAAAATATGAAAATAGGTCATCAGTTGTATTTTATTCAACGGAAGGGTTTCAAGAAGAGTTTTTTCATTTCTTGGTTCAATCTTACGGTTCAACCAATACCGTAAGGCACCCTACGCTTTGTCTTGCTTCAGTTATACAGGGATGGTCATCTGTTTTTGGAACATTGCCAGATGCTGACATGTCTCAAGCCGAATTTGTAATTATGCTCGGTGCAAACAGAGCAGAATCAATTGTTACTCCTGATACAATTGACTTTCAGAAAAACAGACCAAAAGGGCAGCAAATTGTTTATGTTGATCCGAGATTTACTTTTACAGCCACAAAAGCAGATAAATGGTATCCAATAAAGCCCGGCACCGATTTGGCTTTTATCTTGGCAATAACAAATGTTATTGTTGAAGAAGGGCTTTATGATAAGGAATTTGTTGATAAGTTTACTTACGGGTTTGATAAACTCAAAGAGCACATCAAACCATATACACCTGAATGGGCAGAAAAAGAGTGTGAGATTCCAGCAAGTGAAATTAGGTGGACAGCTCATCAATTTGCCAAATATGCCCCAAGAAGTCTTGTTTACCCAGGCAGAAGAACATCTTGGTATGTAAACGATACATATATGAGAAGAGCTTGTGGGATATTAACTGCAATAGTTGGCAGTTGGGATGTTCCTGGAGGTATTGTTCCGAAAAGTTCTATCCCTTTGGCAAAACATGACCCTTTATTTCCTTTCTTTGAAATGGCAGAGGGTAGATTGGATGCAAAAATAGGCTCATTGGACAGCATCCTTCCAAAAGATGAAAGGACTGCTGCTGGGCTTCCGACAGACTCCTGTACATTCCTTGGGGAAAAAGATGGTAGCTGGATAACATTTAGAGAAGCTGCTTTAAAAGGGAATGTATATCCTATAAAAGGGATGATTACATATAAACAAAACCCTGTTGAGTCAGCTCCAAACAGAGCTAAGACTTTAAAAATGATGGAGCAGATGGACTTTATCTGCACAATCGATATACAGATGTCTGAAACTGCATGGTATTCTGACCTTGTTTTACCTGAGTCAACATACCTTGAAAGATGGGACCCTTGCCATTCTTTATCAGGAATTTGGCCGATTGTTACATTTAGACAGCCGGTAATCGACCCGCTTTTTAATACAAAATCAATGCAAGAAATTGCTGCAGGCATTGTAAATGAAATGTTAAAAATTCCGACACTTTGGGATGATGCTGATCCTGCTGATGTAGAAGATTTCAAAGCAACATTGGTTGAAGAGATATTAAACCAGCCAATGGAAGAGTTTATTAAGCATCAGTTGTCAAAATACCCCGGCGCATTTGAGCAGATTAAAAAAGAGGGTGTTTTTTATCTGTCCGATAAACCACAATACGGTAAAATGAGAAAAGAAAATACCAGATTTAAAACAAAATCAGGTAAAATTGAGCTTTATAATTTGAAGTATGAGGAAAAGGGGTTAGATCCGCTTCCTGTATACAGAAGACCATCACAACCTGAGCCTGGAAAATATAGATTTATACTTGGAAGACATGCTTGGAATACCCATGCCGGCACTCAAAATAATGGCTATCTCCATCAGATACAAAAAGAGAATAGCTTGTGGATTAATACTAAAGAGGCACTAAGACTCGGTATCAAAAATGGTGACTATGTTGTTGTCAAAAGTAAGGTTGGTGAGCAGAAAGTTAAGGCTTATGTAACAGAAAAGATAAGACCTGACTGTGTATTTTACGCTCATGGTTTTGGCAGAATTTCAAAAGGATTATCCCTTGTCTATAATAAAGGTGCATCTCAAGCTGCAATTTTGGAAGATAAGATTGAGCCAATTTCAGGAAATGCTGCAATGCACGAAACCTTTGTTGAAATAAAAAAGGCGTAA
- the nrfD gene encoding polysulfide reductase NrfD: MATHVEKTGSSLIQINPSKAPIPFIILGLILLAIGGYATLQVLFKGHEAVYGVTREVPWGLLISTYAYFVITSTGLAFIGGLGHAFGFEKYSKVSKRIVVMAFVILLAGFTQIGMEIGHPIRLMIYMILSPNLSAPIVWMGVFYGIELVILAIELYLVFKPNQTAKDHETAKVVGFFALLVGVFATSNLGYVFGSLNARPFYHGIYFSTFLVISGITAGAALLMVIHNIIYGWNIPEKLNSTMNALGKIMGMGIALMAFLYLWKILSSIYTQPGDAYLSAMALIKGPLSKNFWIGELGLAVIIPFLIIVFTKAKNTKALGVAGIIFMIGLFFTRYDFVVAGQLPPMRKALEGSGVEAVNGLVQYSPSAGEWMIFALGWGLFLFLYFMAEKFLNLETDEHH; this comes from the coding sequence ATGGCAACTCATGTAGAAAAAACAGGTAGCAGCTTAATACAGATAAATCCCAGTAAAGCACCTATCCCTTTTATAATTTTGGGACTTATTTTGCTTGCAATTGGCGGTTATGCAACTTTGCAGGTGTTATTTAAAGGTCATGAAGCAGTTTATGGAGTTACAAGAGAAGTACCTTGGGGACTATTAATTTCTACTTATGCATATTTTGTTATTACATCTACAGGTTTGGCATTTATAGGCGGACTTGGACATGCATTCGGATTTGAGAAATATTCAAAAGTAAGTAAAAGAATTGTTGTCATGGCGTTTGTGATTCTTCTTGCAGGTTTTACTCAGATTGGAATGGAAATTGGTCACCCTATAAGGCTTATGATTTATATGATATTGAGCCCTAATCTTTCAGCACCTATCGTCTGGATGGGAGTATTTTATGGTATAGAGCTTGTAATTCTTGCAATTGAGCTTTATCTCGTGTTCAAGCCAAACCAGACAGCTAAAGATCATGAGACAGCAAAAGTAGTTGGCTTTTTTGCTCTTTTGGTTGGTGTATTTGCGACAAGCAACCTTGGATATGTTTTTGGTTCACTTAACGCAAGGCCATTCTACCATGGGATTTATTTTTCAACTTTTCTTGTAATCTCAGGCATCACGGCAGGTGCTGCACTTTTAATGGTAATTCACAACATCATTTACGGATGGAATATTCCTGAAAAGCTTAACTCAACTATGAATGCGCTTGGTAAAATTATGGGAATGGGGATTGCATTGATGGCATTTTTATACCTTTGGAAGATTTTATCTTCTATATACACTCAGCCAGGAGATGCTTACCTTTCAGCAATGGCACTTATAAAAGGGCCATTGAGCAAAAATTTCTGGATTGGTGAGCTTGGACTTGCAGTAATTATACCATTCTTAATTATTGTATTTACTAAGGCAAAAAATACTAAAGCACTTGGTGTAGCAGGCATTATTTTTATGATAGGTCTGTTTTTTACAAGGTATGACTTTGTTGTCGCTGGACAGTTGCCACCAATGAGAAAGGCTCTTGAAGGCTCAGGTGTTGAGGCCGTTAACGGACTTGTCCAGTATTCTCCTTCAGCCGGCGAATGGATGATTTTTGCACTTGGTTGGGGACTTTTCTTGTTTCTTTACTTTATGGCTGAAAAGTTTCTGAATTTGGAGACAGATGAACATCATTAA
- the nrfD gene encoding polysulfide reductase NrfD — protein MTTRTETVGINIFEGNKEISNIWLGLFLVLSVFGIYGVGNVLLHGQEESFGVTRTVPWGILISTYVFFVVSSTGLCLISSMGHVFGIEKYEVIGKRAIILAIFTLICGFGVIGMELGHPFRMMIYNVISPNFHSAIWWMGTLYGVYLVFIGIEFFFLMKHNHKGAFYAGLGGFLAGISAHSNLGAVFGLLEARPFWHGPYLPIYFILSALISGCALIIIILNVAHKGPANLPIREKEALLGISKIFGLLIGILIFFDVWKMISSIYGAPPEKYETVMQLLTGQLSTNFWLFETVFGLLIPFGIILLTKGNNIKASLVAAVSAVIGIFFMRYDLVIAGQLYPMRAATPGAGVQGATANGFVTYVPTFTEIAIVIGAISFCCFLYLAAEKFLNLNE, from the coding sequence ATGACTACCCGTACAGAAACTGTTGGAATTAATATTTTTGAAGGTAACAAGGAAATTTCCAATATATGGCTTGGCTTATTTTTAGTCTTGTCAGTATTTGGAATTTATGGCGTTGGGAATGTCCTTCTTCATGGTCAGGAAGAATCCTTTGGTGTTACGAGAACTGTGCCATGGGGTATACTAATATCTACTTACGTCTTTTTCGTTGTATCAAGTACAGGGCTTTGCCTTATTTCTTCAATGGGGCACGTATTTGGTATTGAAAAATATGAAGTCATAGGAAAGAGAGCAATCATTCTTGCAATTTTTACACTTATTTGCGGATTTGGCGTAATCGGAATGGAGCTTGGTCATCCATTTAGAATGATGATTTATAATGTAATTTCGCCAAACTTCCACTCTGCTATCTGGTGGATGGGTACTCTTTACGGTGTCTACCTTGTGTTCATAGGGATAGAGTTTTTCTTTCTTATGAAACACAACCATAAAGGGGCATTCTATGCCGGACTTGGAGGTTTTTTGGCAGGTATTTCAGCACACTCTAACCTTGGGGCGGTATTTGGTCTTCTTGAAGCAAGGCCATTCTGGCACGGACCATATCTTCCTATTTACTTTATCTTGTCTGCACTAATTTCAGGCTGCGCTTTAATAATCATTATCTTAAACGTTGCTCATAAAGGACCTGCTAATCTGCCTATCAGAGAGAAGGAAGCACTCTTAGGGATATCAAAAATATTCGGATTATTAATCGGTATCCTTATATTCTTTGACGTGTGGAAAATGATTAGTTCAATTTATGGTGCACCACCTGAAAAATATGAAACAGTAATGCAGCTATTGACCGGCCAGTTATCTACAAATTTCTGGTTGTTTGAAACAGTATTCGGACTTCTCATACCTTTTGGTATTATCCTTCTCACCAAAGGGAACAATATCAAAGCTTCCCTTGTAGCTGCCGTGTCAGCTGTAATCGGGATTTTCTTCATGAGATATGACCTTGTAATAGCCGGTCAGCTTTATCCAATGAGAGCTGCTACACCCGGAGCGGGGGTTCAGGGTGCAACAGCAAATGGTTTTGTCACTTATGTTCCGACATTTACTGAAATCGCCATAGTAATCGGAGCTATATCTTTCTGTTGTTTCCTATATCTTGCAGCAGAAAAATTCTTAAATCTCAACGAGTAA
- a CDS encoding molybdopterin-dependent oxidoreductase, producing MSLSKAKLSRRKFLTLSGAALATATAASSLSSLKAVASSGTQSESTNSKGRKFVYSSCAICVNKCGLVAEVNNGVIRKLNPNPNFFKSRAMLCARGNAGAKVPYDPDRLKKPLIRVGERGEGKFKEVSWEEAYNYIAENVLKVIKKYENRSAIGFASTEGFQEEFFIHLANIVGSTNTVRHPTLCLASNIQGYSSVYGTFPDADILNADFVVMAGSNRAEAIITPDTIDMAKNHKKQTLVCIDPRATKTSAIADKWYPIKPGTDLALVLTMINIIISENLYDKEFVEKYTHGFPELAEHVKQYTAEWAEKECEIPASEIYWLAREFAKNAPQSVWYPGRRSSFYVNDVYYRRACAILNAIVGAFDRKGGLVPKRGIKLKKHDFEFPLYDFTKKRIDSGTLPFLNEKLPEEFKTSAGLPTDSCAYISEKDGSWVIYRDAALAGNPYPLKGLFVYKQNPVESVPNRKKTLEFLKQMDFICTIDVTMSDTAFYSDVILPESTYLERWDPAESLGGIVPIVVTRQPVIDPLFDTKSMHQITVDLAKKFYDMPEFWEDSTEDDREYLKKYIKAMDVPMEHLIEESLSGYPGAFKMLMEKGVFYLNDKPVYGKLLEDGARLKTRTGKIELYNVKYAERGLDPLPVYRKPSQGKPGQFRFVVGRHGQFTHASTQNNIYLLEAYGDYENALWINSKVALERGLRAGDKVKVISKAGEQIVKVMPTEFIRPDIVFYVHGFGRLSKGLSLVYNKGASEAAILYDYAETISGNACLHETFVDVQKV from the coding sequence ATGTCTTTATCAAAAGCCAAGCTAAGTAGGAGAAAGTTTCTTACTTTAAGTGGTGCTGCTTTGGCTACAGCAACGGCTGCTTCAAGTTTATCTTCGCTTAAAGCGGTTGCTTCAAGTGGCACACAATCAGAATCAACAAACTCTAAAGGTAGAAAGTTTGTCTACAGCTCATGTGCTATCTGCGTTAACAAGTGCGGACTTGTCGCAGAAGTCAACAATGGTGTAATCAGAAAGCTTAACCCAAACCCAAACTTCTTCAAAAGTAGGGCTATGCTTTGCGCCAGAGGAAATGCAGGGGCAAAAGTTCCATATGACCCTGACAGATTAAAAAAACCTTTAATAAGGGTTGGTGAAAGAGGTGAAGGCAAGTTTAAAGAGGTAAGCTGGGAAGAAGCTTACAATTACATTGCTGAAAACGTATTAAAAGTAATCAAAAAGTATGAAAATCGTTCTGCTATTGGTTTTGCATCAACAGAAGGCTTCCAAGAAGAATTTTTTATTCATCTTGCGAATATCGTCGGCTCAACCAATACAGTAAGACACCCTACCCTTTGTCTTGCTTCAAACATCCAAGGTTATTCTTCCGTTTACGGGACATTTCCGGATGCTGATATTTTAAATGCTGACTTTGTAGTTATGGCTGGCTCTAACAGAGCAGAGGCTATAATCACTCCTGATACTATCGACATGGCTAAAAACCATAAAAAACAGACTTTGGTATGTATAGATCCGAGAGCTACAAAGACATCTGCTATAGCTGACAAATGGTATCCTATAAAACCTGGCACTGATTTGGCATTAGTACTCACAATGATTAACATAATTATTTCTGAAAATCTCTATGACAAGGAATTTGTAGAAAAGTATACTCATGGCTTTCCAGAGTTGGCTGAACACGTCAAGCAATACACTGCCGAATGGGCAGAAAAAGAGTGTGAAATTCCTGCAAGTGAAATTTACTGGCTTGCAAGGGAATTTGCAAAAAATGCTCCTCAATCTGTTTGGTATCCTGGACGTAGAAGTTCTTTCTATGTAAATGACGTATACTACAGAAGGGCTTGCGCAATATTGAATGCAATTGTTGGCGCTTTTGACAGAAAAGGCGGTTTGGTTCCAAAAAGGGGAATAAAATTAAAAAAACATGATTTTGAATTTCCACTTTATGACTTCACTAAAAAGAGAATAGACTCAGGCACGCTTCCATTCTTAAACGAAAAATTGCCTGAAGAATTTAAAACATCAGCAGGCCTTCCGACTGACAGCTGTGCTTATATTTCAGAAAAAGACGGTAGCTGGGTAATTTACAGAGATGCAGCTCTTGCCGGAAATCCTTATCCACTTAAAGGTCTATTTGTTTATAAGCAAAATCCTGTTGAATCTGTACCTAACAGAAAGAAAACATTAGAATTTTTAAAGCAGATGGATTTTATCTGCACAATAGATGTCACAATGAGTGATACCGCATTCTACTCAGACGTAATTTTACCTGAGTCTACATATCTTGAAAGATGGGACCCTGCTGAAAGTCTTGGCGGTATAGTACCAATAGTTGTAACAAGACAGCCGGTAATCGATCCTCTTTTTGACACTAAATCTATGCATCAGATAACAGTAGATTTGGCTAAAAAATTCTACGATATGCCTGAATTTTGGGAAGATTCCACAGAAGATGATAGGGAATATCTAAAAAAATACATCAAAGCAATGGATGTGCCGATGGAGCACCTGATTGAAGAATCTCTGTCAGGTTACCCTGGTGCCTTTAAAATGTTAATGGAAAAAGGTGTATTTTATCTTAACGACAAACCTGTTTATGGCAAGCTATTAGAAGATGGTGCCAGACTTAAAACAAGGACAGGTAAGATTGAGCTCTACAATGTTAAATATGCAGAAAGAGGGCTTGACCCATTGCCTGTTTACAGAAAGCCATCCCAAGGGAAACCTGGCCAATTTAGATTCGTAGTTGGACGTCATGGCCAGTTTACTCATGCATCTACTCAAAACAACATATATCTTCTTGAGGCATATGGAGATTATGAAAATGCTCTTTGGATAAACTCAAAAGTTGCTTTAGAAAGAGGGCTTAGAGCAGGTGACAAAGTAAAAGTTATCAGCAAGGCAGGGGAACAGATAGTAAAGGTAATGCCTACGGAATTTATTAGACCTGACATAGTCTTCTATGTACACGGTTTTGGCAGACTTTCTAAAGGTTTGAGCTTGGTATACAACAAAGGAGCTTCTGAGGCTGCCATATTGTATGACTATGCAGAAACAATTTCAGGTAATGCCTGCTTACATGAAACATTTGTAGATGTTCAAAAAGTTTAA
- a CDS encoding 4Fe-4S dicluster domain-containing protein, translating to MSKKKYAIVLDDSKCIDCKACTMACKMENHVPTGLYNYRIWVAEKPIRGQFPNVKRSFQPSQCQQCENPPCVHVCPTRASYQTEDGVVLVDHDKCILCKYCMTACPYDARYVNEEIKAIDKCTFCYHRLPEGRQPACVETCPPKVRVFGDLNDPNSEVSKLLVEHETFNLKPEKGTKPKLYYIR from the coding sequence ATGAGTAAGAAAAAATATGCAATCGTCCTTGACGATTCAAAGTGTATAGACTGCAAGGCTTGTACCATGGCCTGCAAAATGGAAAATCACGTCCCTACCGGACTATACAACTATAGGATTTGGGTGGCTGAAAAACCTATAAGAGGACAATTTCCTAATGTAAAGAGAAGTTTTCAGCCTTCACAATGTCAACAGTGTGAAAACCCTCCTTGTGTTCATGTTTGTCCTACAAGGGCTTCTTATCAAACTGAAGACGGTGTGGTACTTGTCGACCATGACAAGTGTATCCTCTGTAAATACTGTATGACAGCATGTCCATACGATGCAAGGTATGTAAATGAAGAGATTAAAGCAATTGATAAGTGTACTTTCTGTTATCATAGATTGCCTGAAGGAAGACAACCTGCTTGTGTGGAAACTTGTCCACCTAAAGTAAGGGTTTTTGGAGATTTAAATGATCCTAACAGTGAAGTGTCAAAACTCTTAGTTGAACACGAAACATTTAACTTAAAGCCTGAAAAAGGCACAAAGCCTAAGCTTTACTACATAAGATAG
- a CDS encoding DUF134 domain-containing protein, whose product MSRPPKRRLVRHRPRFFKFGPICNECPDLDAIEMTIDQLEAMRLADLECLSQEEAADSMKVSRQTFGRIVEQARKIVTDALINGKIIKIGCDEYIDFHSRELKCINCGHEWEDNSGFIPITYTARHAVQRISSKEKDADKGVNAL is encoded by the coding sequence ATGTCAAGACCGCCAAAAAGAAGACTTGTAAGACATCGTCCAAGATTTTTTAAATTTGGTCCTATATGCAACGAGTGCCCCGATTTAGATGCCATAGAAATGACTATAGACCAACTTGAGGCAATGAGACTTGCTGACCTTGAATGTTTAAGCCAAGAAGAAGCTGCCGATTCGATGAAAGTATCAAGACAAACATTTGGCAGAATAGTTGAACAGGCAAGAAAAATAGTAACCGACGCTCTAATAAACGGAAAAATAATTAAAATCGGGTGTGATGAATATATCGACTTCCATAGCAGGGAGTTAAAGTGCATTAACTGCGGTCACGAATGGGAAGACAACTCGGGCTTTATACCGATAACGTATACTGCCCGGCATGCGGTTCAAAGGATATCATCAAAAGAAAAAGATGCGGACAAGGGTGTGAATGCCCTCTAA
- a CDS encoding EAL domain-containing protein encodes MNNERIFIGRQPIVDANQSIHGYELLFRDDKYNNLANIKDAFGSIATTLVNIFERFGTQSLLHNSLGFLNTNRDFLLSDYVEIIPKDKFVLEILEDTIVDDYLSSRICELKAMGYKFALDDFVFDSDYLDNFNKLFDKVDYIKVEYPNVKNDNLSLKLKILNKLPAKLLAEKVETYSEYSKCKDAGFHLFQGFFFARPTILEADAVDPSKLTVIKIINMINKDENVGKIVDVFQTNPILSYNFLKFVNSAAFFFRSRIKSIRHAISLIGLKKLQSWLMLLSFAQKGKNAVNSPLFQSAVVRAKGMELLATEVFKNNDEKKETAFLVGLFSLVDALFSRPKDELIKMLALDEEVEKALLFYEGPLGRMLKVIEYDEFELYDDMLKILNDLKIDYKDFTEIKQRSYAWLNEITEFL; translated from the coding sequence ATGAATAATGAGAGGATATTTATCGGAAGGCAGCCTATTGTAGATGCAAATCAATCTATACACGGCTATGAGTTGCTTTTTAGGGATGATAAATATAACAATCTTGCAAATATAAAAGATGCCTTTGGCTCTATTGCTACTACTCTTGTCAATATCTTTGAACGATTTGGCACGCAGAGCTTGCTCCATAACTCTCTTGGTTTTTTAAACACAAACAGAGATTTTTTGCTAAGTGATTATGTTGAGATTATTCCAAAGGATAAGTTTGTTTTGGAAATACTCGAGGACACTATTGTGGATGATTATCTTTCAAGTAGGATTTGCGAATTGAAAGCAATGGGATACAAGTTTGCTCTTGATGATTTTGTATTTGATTCTGACTATCTGGATAATTTCAATAAGCTTTTTGATAAAGTAGATTATATTAAGGTAGAATATCCTAATGTAAAAAACGACAATCTGTCTTTAAAACTAAAAATTTTAAATAAACTTCCTGCAAAACTTTTGGCAGAAAAGGTCGAGACTTACAGTGAATATAGCAAATGTAAAGATGCTGGTTTTCATTTGTTTCAAGGATTTTTCTTTGCAAGACCTACAATTCTTGAAGCTGATGCGGTTGACCCTTCAAAGCTAACTGTAATTAAAATTATCAATATGATAAATAAGGACGAAAATGTCGGAAAAATTGTGGACGTTTTTCAGACAAACCCCATATTAAGCTATAATTTTTTAAAATTTGTCAATTCTGCTGCATTTTTTTTCCGTTCAAGGATTAAGTCAATACGTCATGCCATCAGTCTTATCGGACTCAAAAAGCTACAAAGTTGGTTAATGCTTCTAAGTTTTGCTCAAAAAGGTAAAAATGCAGTTAATTCCCCTTTGTTTCAGTCGGCTGTTGTCAGGGCAAAGGGGATGGAGCTTTTGGCAACAGAAGTTTTTAAAAACAACGACGAAAAAAAGGAAACAGCCTTTCTTGTTGGGCTTTTCTCCCTTGTTGATGCTTTGTTTAGCAGGCCAAAAGATGAGCTCATAAAAATGCTTGCCCTTGACGAAGAGGTGGAGAAAGCACTCCTTTTTTACGAAGGACCATTGGGAAGAATGTTGAAAGTCATAGAGTATGACGAATTTGAGCTGTATGATGATATGCTGAAAATATTAAACGATTTAAAAATTGACTATAAAGATTTTACGGAAATAAAACAGAGGAGTTATGCATGGCTTAATGAGATTACGGAGTTTTTATAG
- a CDS encoding 4Fe-4S dicluster domain-containing protein yields the protein MNEKRYAIVLDTKKCLNCKACTVACRVENEVPHEDGAYRIWVTALELQGKFPDLHQDFEPSQCQHCQNTPCESVCPTHATYKTPEGVVLVDYDKCILCKACMTACPYDARFVHEHHKAIDKCTMCYHRLAEGREPACVETCPTKVRVFGDLNDPNSQVSKLLDTNRYYRLKEDRNTNPRLYYIIK from the coding sequence ATGAATGAGAAAAGATATGCCATTGTTTTAGATACAAAAAAATGTTTGAACTGTAAGGCATGTACTGTTGCTTGTAGAGTAGAGAATGAAGTACCTCACGAGGATGGTGCTTATAGGATATGGGTTACAGCCCTTGAATTACAAGGAAAATTTCCTGATTTACATCAAGATTTTGAGCCTTCTCAGTGTCAGCATTGCCAAAATACACCTTGTGAGAGTGTTTGTCCTACTCATGCCACTTATAAGACTCCAGAAGGTGTAGTGTTGGTTGACTATGATAAATGTATTTTATGTAAGGCATGTATGACAGCTTGCCCATATGACGCAAGGTTTGTTCATGAGCACCATAAAGCAATTGATAAGTGTACAATGTGTTATCACAGACTTGCTGAGGGCAGGGAGCCTGCATGTGTGGAAACTTGTCCTACAAAGGTTAGGGTGTTTGGGGACTTAAATGACCCAAATAGTCAGGTGAGCAAGTTGTTAGATACAAACAGGTATTACCGTCTTAAAGAAGATAGAAATACCAACCCAAGACTCTATTATATAATTAAATAA
- a CDS encoding DUF134 domain-containing protein, translating to MARTDKLRVVRSTPTQSEFKPSGIPSARLKKIGLTLDEYEAIRLADFEGFSHEDAARLMNISRPTFSRVVEKARRKLSEFIVEGKKLVIEGGNVEIVQEENKTEKEGSS from the coding sequence ATGGCTAGGACTGATAAATTAAGAGTGGTAAGGTCAACGCCGACTCAATCGGAGTTTAAACCGAGCGGAATTCCTTCAGCCAGGTTAAAGAAGATTGGTTTGACCTTAGATGAATATGAAGCCATCAGATTGGCTGATTTTGAAGGGTTCAGCCATGAAGATGCAGCAAGGTTAATGAATATTTCAAGACCTACTTTTTCAAGAGTTGTTGAAAAGGCAAGAAGAAAGCTTTCGGAATTTATTGTGGAAGGCAAAAAACTTGTTATTGAAGGCGGAAATGTTGAAATAGTGCAAGAAGAAAATAAAACAGAAAAAGAGGGAAGCAGCTGA